AAGCCCGTTTTCCTTCAATATCCAGGGTTCCGCCAACAATCCTGCCGGGCATCGATCTGGCCATTTCCAGCCTTGTGGCAAAAAACCCAAAGAGCGGTCCGCCCATATACATTCCATTGCCCAAAGCCTGACCTTCGCCCACAACGATGTCGGCATTATAGCTTGCCGGCGCAGCCAAAACCGCCAGCGAAATGGGGTCAACCGCGCTAATCAGCAAAGCCTTGGGATTTTTGTGCGCGGCTTTTTCCAGCTCTTGCATCGGTTCGATATTTCCCCAAAAATTCGGGGTTTGTATCACAACGCTGCCAACACTGTCGTCCACCAGCTCAGCCAAAGCCTGAGCATCGGTCTTGCCATTCGCGGTGGGACAAATCACCAATTCGATTCCAATCCCTTCCGTGTAGGCTTTGATAACTTTTAAATATTCAGGATGCAGCGCTCCGGAAAGCACGGCTTTTTTCAGCTTGTTTTTACGCACCGCCATCAGAATGGCTTCGGCTGCGGCAGAGGCGCCGTCATACATGGAAGCGTTGGCAATGCTCATACCAGTCAATTCGCAAATCATGGTCTGGTATTCATAGATGAATTGCAGCGTGCCCTGGCTCACTTCAGCCTGATAGGGCGTGTAGGCGGTAGCAAATTCAGGACGGGAGACGATTGTATCAACCGCCGCGGGGATATGATGGTCATAAACCCCAGCTCCCAAAAAAGAATTGGCGTC
This genomic window from Candidatus Cloacimonadota bacterium contains:
- a CDS encoding aminomethyl-transferring glycine dehydrogenase subunit GcvPA, which gives rise to MPYISNTDEERLQMLKRIGVDSFDELISAIPEHLRMSGPLKLEPALTELEITRRINERGCGNVCVEDANSFLGAGVYDHHIPAAVDTIVSRPEFATAYTPYQAEVSQGTLQFIYEYQTMICELTGMSIANASMYDGASAAAEAILMAVRKNKLKKAVLSGALHPEYLKVIKAYTEGIGIELVICPTANGKTDAQALAELVDDSVGSVVIQTPNFWGNIEPMQELEKAAHKNPKALLISAVDPISLAVLAAPASYNADIVVGEGQALGNGMYMGGPLFGFFATRLEMARSMPGRIVGGTLDIEGKRAYALTLQAREQHIRREKATSNICSNQSLCTLAATVYMTLLGREGLIEVATQSAQKAHHLADKLAAIKGFSLPFAGQPFFKEFVLQCPVPAAQVVEDMLNQGIYAGVDLARFGMDERWLLIAVTEKKTLAQIEEYVDALGEMNYE